The genomic interval TCTTGTTTTGAAGATGTCGATATCTTGTCGTCTCTGCTTATCATTACTGTCTCAAAATCCACGTCAACATTGGCAAATGGTGGGGTACCGCAGGTTTTGACTTATTTTTCTCttttccatttatatttaataagagTTTGCTCCGTTTATCCAGTAGGATTCACTCAGCTTTGTTGGCATGGTACTTCTATCACTGTGACCATACTTGAAATGAGTATCTTGAATAACGAAATCAGCAACAGTTGGTCCCATAGAAATGAAAATTGGTTGCTTTTTAGTCGGCTGGAATTATATTGCTTTTATAGCCACAAAAATTGTAAGTACTCTGGTTTTCAGTGTCAACCACAAAAACATCTACCCTTGCGCGTGTACTTTTCGCAGAAAATATTTGGACGTTTAGCTTAGCACAAAAATTCTGATTAAAAGTATAAATTCGCACTACATTGTGCTGCATCGACGGTCGAAAATAACCGTTGAACAAAAGGTCATGTAGCTAGATCATTACGTAATCTTCAACACGCCCGTTAATTAATagaaccatggagaaataaggtagctaacttatttctccatgatagAACAAAAGAGTCTTAACACTATTATCGGGTCCTGAGTTGTATGTCCAACTTGTAAAGGAAATATAAAGTTGGTTGAGTATGTTTCAATGTTTCggaagcttttctgtacttgtttatttataaactgCGTCATCAGTTATTTTTCTCATATTGTacttaattgattttaaatcaATTGGAGCTCATCagttatatacattataatgattCCAGATTTGACAAAATAATCAAAACTGATtacattaaatgttttaatatttacataaacaatggTACGAAGACGTAAACTTATTGTGAGCTTCtgcatttaaattatattattaagagGTTAATTAGGTCTATTTCAAATAACAGTTCCGAATATTTGGATGTGTTGCTTATTCTCGAAATTGTCTTTTATTTCAAACTCACATAAACGGGCAATGAAATCTCCGTTattaaacacattattttaagcTTATTCAGTATTATTTAATagtattattcaattattatatatatatatatatatatatatatatatatatatatatatatatatatatatatatatatatatatgttgttcctttttcttcttcttctttttactTGATTAGATAAAACATGTTAGTGAGAAAATGCCAATATTTTAGTTAACATTTATCAtctaatgatattattttaagtaTACCCACAAATTGCACTTTTTATGTATACTTAAATAGGTTGTTATTTTCGCATATTTGTtgctgttaaaataataaatattacactTCAAAAAACTTTCCAAAAACAGTGGTACACACCAATGACAACAAAAAAGATGTGAAAACAAACTCTATTTTACGTTCTTGTcactattaatattttgaacGATTGAGTTGGAAGAAAAGGTGCGTTATGTGcaaaggtaaaataaaaaaaagatattttaaaacCAATGTTACACTGTAAAAATGATTTCGGAAAAGACACAAATAAAGCATTAATCAGCAATTATCACTGTCTACTCATCAACCAAACTACTGCACCAAACGTGCCGCAAAGCAAATATTCAATTCACAgtcattcatttttaattttgttaaaaataatgtatgtattatgaaaacatttcttctggtttcgattcgtataatgatataagactagtagttctttgatagtaaaccaataaaacttacgttggcaagacagtttcgtctagctgtcatcttgacttcttcagttgctatgatgcGTTATGTCTACGACTGGTCTACTTTCCATCCACTAGATGTTTTTGTTGTGTAGCCAGGGGaccagtcgtcgtcagaagctgatcgtaaatgtgagatagttggtgcgcgccttcgtctctattcatctttgtatttttattttgctttcttatgctgatgctttctttaattttacgtttaagccaaacttgttctttgtgtagtacctctatcttatcccagttaggtatgtggttgtgtgtggtcatatggtccgtgatcgctgatttatgtaaaatggagGACGAAACTTTCCGTGATGCACGCGTCTGTATGTTCTGTGTGTTTTCCTCAACATCTTTCTTGTGTTCTTTAATTTGGTTTTGAGTGCCCTACCCGTTTCCCCAATGTACACCATCTCACAGTTGGTGCAACCCACTTTGCAGACAACACCACAGGAATCCTCTTTGCATGCTTTATCTTTCGGTCGGACGattaagttttttattttgttagatggtttaaagtatgttcgtatgttatattttttaaatgttctcttGATTTTCTCTGACAGGCCTTGAATATAAATGGGATGGATATCGACCCTCTTATGTCTTCTGTTTCGGGGTGTGTGTCcgttttttgtttatcttaGTTACGTTGTACCTTTCTAATCGTCCATGTAGGGTAGTTACATTGTTTAAGTGAAGTATGTATATTCTTAGTTTCGTTCTGTTTGTCTGTATTATTTGTGATTATCGTGTTACATCTGTGTAGAGTGTGCGGATAACGGATAACTTGTGTTGTAGAGGATGATGTGAGTTAAAGTCCAAGTATTGATTTGTGTGGGTGGCTTTCCTAAAAACTTTAGTGTTGATGTTGCCTTCCCCATCAACTAAAACTAGTGTATCCAAGAATGGGATAGAGTTGTCTGTTAAGGACATTTCTTCGCAAGTGAAATTAATGGCATCATCGAAGTGTTGTAATAATGGTTGTGTCGCATCCTTGggaattattgttataatgtcATCTACATACCTTTTCCATATCCTCGGTTTTATGTCGGTATGAGCTGTAGTTATTGCCTCATTTTCCAGCCATTCCATAAATAAATTCGCAACAATCAGAGAACATGGACTACCCATGGCCATACCTGAATTTTTCTGGTAGATATCCCCTCTGAAATATGTGGTGTTGAGTACCAATTGAAGCAATTCCATAATGTCGTTGATATGTAACCACGTTCTCTCTGATAGTTGTTTATCACAGTGTAAGCGTTCTTCAGTTATTTTGAGAGACTTGTTGTCTGGTGTTTTGGTAAATAATGACACTACATCATAAGAGACCAATGTTTCATTTGGCTGTaactatcaaagaactacttatatcattaatgtatgtatttttgtatattattgtaatattcgatgtttttttttactattataaTGTCAATTATTATCCTATTGGAAATAAGGATTTAGGCGAAACCAGCCTAGTAATTTGAATTTCTACAGACGCccattaaattgtaaaattgttattattttttttaatcaaactgAATTATATAGCAcctgttattaataatatttgtaacaaTTACATTGTTTGGAAGATCAACTTTAGCACCTGCCTTGAGCAATATAGTGCAAACGGCTGTGTGGCCCTTTTCTGCAGCCGTATTTAAAGGTGACCattcattttgaaataattacAAACATCATGTTATTGTAGTCTTCTACAAAAAgctaattaatattgtatttaagtCAATTCTATGTGATCAAGAAAAATTATCTTAAAGGCCAGATGAGGGGAAAGAATTCCTATTAATCTTACATTCCAATATCTATattttcccctatgtttcatagttgatgggattttatttgtaattggtcagatgttttgctctactctgacgtaatttatTCTTCATATTAAGTACATTATTGAGAACACTTTC from Antedon mediterranea chromosome 5, ecAntMedi1.1, whole genome shotgun sequence carries:
- the LOC140049712 gene encoding uncharacterized protein yields the protein MELLQLVLNTTYFRGDIYQKNSGMAMGSPCSLIVANLFMEWLENEAITTAHTDIKPRIWKRYVDDIITIIPKDATQPLLQHFDDAINFTCEEMSLTDNSIPFLDTLVLVDGEGNINTKVFRKATHTNQYLDFNSHHPLQHKLSVIRTLYTDVTR